In Nitrobacteraceae bacterium AZCC 1564, the following proteins share a genomic window:
- a CDS encoding hypothetical protein (product_source=Hypo-rule applied; superfamily=53807; transmembrane_helix_parts=Outside_1_58,TMhelix_59_77,Inside_78_80) — protein sequence MTDNPNIAERASDTLTDVRKSVDTASDKAVDAGRRFAAAVRDVNSRPILASIEDFTRRAPLTMLGIAFIAGAIFAAGRRR from the coding sequence ATGACGGACAATCCAAACATCGCCGAGCGGGCGTCCGATACCTTGACGGATGTCAGGAAATCGGTGGACACGGCGAGCGACAAGGCCGTCGATGCAGGCCGCCGTTTTGCGGCTGCCGTTCGGGACGTCAATTCCAGGCCTATTCTTGCGTCCATCGAGGACTTCACTCGCAGGGCGCCGCTCACCATGCTGGGTATCGCCTTCATCGCCGGCGCGATATTCGCAGCCGGCCGGCGTCGCTAA
- a CDS encoding glyoxylase-like metal-dependent hydrolase (beta-lactamase superfamily II) (product_source=COG0491; cath_funfam=3.60.15.10; cog=COG0491; pfam=PF00753; superfamily=56281) produces MHQNQAAPHSNDAQRRAAPVGDFHRFRHGEFDITVLSDGYITVPIDIVVPDGTPDERLNVLTATGNPTTRDVTSKTNVPLLRKGNDLILIDIGAGNKYQSSDGRLPANMEIAGIDPATITKIALTHGHPDHMWAMLRDDGGLRFPNATYYISASEWDYWMDPDYQSNMPDILHEFARGTQRDFSAIKERAVMVKPGDDVISGLRVLDTAGHTPGHISFEVAGGEGLIITGDAATNEIASFHSPEARFGYDARPGLAIKNRVRLMQRAASERIKLLGYHWTYPGVGYAEPYGSGYRYIST; encoded by the coding sequence ATGCATCAGAACCAAGCCGCGCCACACAGCAATGATGCGCAGCGACGCGCGGCTCCTGTTGGAGACTTCCATCGCTTCAGACATGGCGAATTCGACATCACCGTCCTCAGCGATGGTTACATCACGGTGCCGATCGATATCGTAGTTCCCGACGGCACGCCGGACGAGCGATTGAACGTTCTCACTGCAACGGGAAATCCAACGACACGCGACGTCACGTCAAAGACCAACGTCCCCCTGCTCCGCAAGGGCAATGACCTGATCCTCATCGACATCGGCGCCGGCAACAAATACCAGTCGAGCGACGGCAGACTGCCGGCGAATATGGAGATTGCGGGCATCGATCCCGCGACCATCACCAAGATCGCGCTCACCCATGGCCATCCCGATCACATGTGGGCGATGCTGCGCGATGATGGTGGACTCCGATTTCCGAATGCGACGTACTACATCTCCGCCTCGGAATGGGATTACTGGATGGATCCCGACTATCAGAGCAATATGCCCGACATCCTGCACGAATTCGCACGAGGCACGCAGCGCGATTTCTCCGCGATCAAGGAGCGCGCCGTCATGGTGAAGCCGGGCGATGATGTCATCAGCGGTCTGCGCGTGCTTGACACGGCCGGTCACACGCCGGGACATATTTCGTTTGAAGTCGCGGGCGGCGAAGGACTCATCATCACAGGAGATGCGGCAACGAACGAAATCGCATCATTCCATTCTCCGGAGGCACGATTTGGCTACGACGCGCGGCCGGGGCTGGCGATCAAAAATCGGGTGAGGCTCATGCAACGAGCAGCTTCAGAGCGCATCAAGCTTCTCGGCTATCACTGGACATATCCCGGCGTCGGCTACGCCGAACCCTACGGCAGCGGATATCGCTATATCAGCACTTAG
- a CDS encoding transcriptional regulator GlxA family with amidase domain (product_source=COG4977; cath_funfam=1.10.10.60,3.40.50.880; cog=COG4977; pfam=PF01965,PF12833; smart=SM00342; superfamily=46689,52317): MRRAAPRSRKLEAGLMLYPGCQAAMVHGMTDLLQIACDISISLGGQSLRISHWSRGESGAMTRLYDTQPGNDRNPDIVIVPGRLAGPLKGDDAAPFAKWLVKQHGKGATLAASCGGTFLIAESGLLSGRPATTHWLYADVFRRRFPDVRLDVDKIVIDDGEIITAGGLMAWTDLGMRLVDRIFGPTVTMKASRYFLIDTGGREQQHYRSFTPRLTHNDEAIVKVQRWLQRTNARAVTVADMAKHARLEERTFLRRFKAATGMKPIEYAQHLRMDKARELLQFTRRPVDQIAWTVGYEDAAAFRRLFQRLIGLAPGDYRRRFAC; the protein is encoded by the coding sequence ATGCGACGCGCCGCTCCACGCTCCCGCAAACTCGAGGCGGGTCTTATGCTTTATCCCGGCTGTCAGGCTGCCATGGTTCATGGCATGACGGACCTGCTGCAGATCGCCTGCGACATTTCCATTTCACTCGGCGGTCAGTCCTTGCGCATCTCGCATTGGAGCCGTGGTGAATCCGGTGCCATGACGCGCTTGTACGACACGCAACCGGGCAATGATCGCAATCCCGATATCGTCATCGTGCCCGGACGCCTCGCCGGTCCGCTGAAGGGCGATGATGCGGCGCCGTTTGCCAAGTGGCTCGTCAAGCAGCACGGGAAGGGTGCGACACTCGCTGCAAGTTGCGGCGGTACTTTCCTAATTGCGGAAAGCGGTCTGTTGTCGGGCCGGCCGGCGACCACCCATTGGCTTTACGCGGATGTGTTTCGCAGACGCTTTCCTGATGTGCGACTGGATGTCGATAAGATCGTGATCGACGATGGCGAGATCATTACCGCCGGCGGCCTGATGGCATGGACCGATCTTGGTATGCGCCTGGTCGATCGGATCTTCGGTCCGACGGTGACCATGAAAGCGAGTCGCTATTTCCTGATCGACACGGGTGGCCGTGAACAGCAGCACTATCGCAGCTTCACACCGCGGCTGACACACAACGACGAAGCCATCGTGAAGGTGCAGCGCTGGCTGCAGCGGACCAATGCGCGCGCTGTCACCGTGGCTGATATGGCGAAGCATGCGAGGCTGGAAGAACGCACCTTTTTGCGCCGCTTCAAGGCGGCGACCGGTATGAAGCCGATTGAATATGCGCAACACCTTCGGATGGATAAGGCGCGCGAGCTGCTGCAATTCACCCGGCGTCCCGTCGATCAAATCGCATGGACGGTGGGTTATGAGGATGCGGCTGCCTTCAGGCGCCTGTTTCAACGCCTGATCGGGCTCGCGCCCGGCGATTATCGCCGCCGGTTCGCGTGTTGA
- a CDS encoding hypothetical protein (product_source=Hypo-rule applied; pfam=PF14237; superfamily=52096; transmembrane_helix_parts=Inside_1_96,TMhelix_97_114,Outside_115_133,TMhelix_134_156,Inside_157_203,TMhelix_204_226,Outside_227_240,TMhelix_241_263,Inside_264_283,TMhelix_284_306,Outside_307_701), producing the protein MLQNPRCGLGSFQRCNFGYDAPYLGLGRSMSAGWYIHDSRGQHGPFDEHELHARLKGYVELADIHVWRDGFEDWVPAATFLQQSAAPAKLPRVKGKWTLYGLGVGVVLSLLGAVLGKGDLAYLVDWSAKSVGENVAYMALYAATVALLFFLIGLIADIFSRPKKTKGDVVPHSALDDLASPDHRTKHRFNNFIARNWRGEYPLWVSYWIVGVGSNVAVVAFMLMLTSLVWPQNGFWPFANLAFFAALWLLISLALVWQFVGVWRSANVRIAERAALGKGAPWAGLAKFVMLIAVLQSVAAFVRVGVPQLSESARIAFMNDPDVPDYEIHLLNGGTEIEVIGGIKYGLAEEFKKILKASGQVRVVHLNSTGGRLAEGAALNAVIKENGLTTFVATKCMSACTLVFAGGKQRILKKGAVLGFHRGAFGGEDQVDDHQGGLQRRIFREAGFSSGFIDKALSTPNKDIWTPPASELLAEGVITSVNDGGGFAISGFGAKVSRGGLDQTMQKAGAVYVALKERSPDFYNELLDQLYTGISKGELEGNVIQVLRAKIFGHVRGLLPQADDAVLIAFANLAADQYEMLGKSAPAACYAYASGEGGNSYADTLSPDLIKRELALDEQILKTAMTRPPDRDATATWKKIGARLAAKGMSQEDFALISATNLEPSKHARYCDVIIRFYREITSLPTAEAAIALRDLYAGKS; encoded by the coding sequence ATGCTGCAGAACCCGCGCTGCGGTCTTGGCTCTTTTCAGAGATGCAACTTTGGGTATGATGCACCTTACCTGGGGTTGGGGCGGTCAATGAGTGCGGGCTGGTATATCCATGATTCACGCGGACAACACGGTCCGTTCGATGAACATGAGCTGCATGCGCGCCTGAAAGGGTATGTCGAACTCGCCGACATCCATGTCTGGCGCGACGGCTTCGAAGACTGGGTCCCTGCGGCAACGTTCCTGCAGCAGAGCGCTGCGCCCGCTAAACTCCCGAGAGTGAAAGGCAAATGGACGCTTTACGGTCTAGGCGTTGGCGTGGTGCTCAGTCTGCTTGGTGCAGTTCTGGGAAAGGGAGACCTGGCATATTTAGTCGACTGGTCGGCGAAAAGTGTCGGCGAGAATGTCGCTTATATGGCTCTCTACGCGGCAACCGTCGCATTGCTGTTTTTTTTGATCGGCCTTATCGCCGATATCTTCTCAAGGCCGAAGAAGACGAAGGGCGATGTTGTACCGCATTCGGCGCTGGATGATCTGGCATCGCCGGATCACCGCACGAAGCACCGCTTCAATAATTTCATCGCTCGCAACTGGCGGGGCGAATATCCGCTCTGGGTGTCCTACTGGATCGTGGGCGTCGGCAGCAACGTCGCGGTCGTCGCTTTTATGCTGATGCTGACATCGTTGGTCTGGCCACAGAATGGTTTCTGGCCCTTTGCCAATCTTGCCTTCTTCGCTGCCCTTTGGCTGCTGATCTCGCTCGCGCTTGTTTGGCAGTTCGTCGGCGTGTGGCGCTCCGCGAACGTGCGTATCGCCGAACGCGCGGCGCTCGGAAAGGGAGCGCCGTGGGCAGGGCTGGCGAAGTTCGTCATGCTAATCGCTGTCTTGCAGAGTGTGGCGGCGTTCGTAAGGGTCGGCGTGCCGCAACTATCGGAGTCAGCGCGCATCGCTTTCATGAACGATCCGGATGTGCCGGATTATGAGATCCATCTGCTCAATGGCGGCACCGAGATCGAAGTCATCGGCGGCATCAAGTATGGCCTTGCGGAGGAGTTCAAGAAAATCCTCAAGGCGTCGGGTCAAGTGCGCGTCGTGCACCTCAACAGTACCGGCGGACGGCTCGCTGAGGGCGCGGCTCTCAATGCCGTCATTAAAGAAAATGGGCTGACGACATTCGTCGCCACGAAGTGCATGTCGGCTTGCACGCTGGTGTTTGCGGGCGGCAAGCAGCGGATCCTGAAGAAAGGTGCCGTGCTTGGTTTTCATCGCGGCGCGTTCGGCGGCGAGGATCAGGTCGACGATCATCAGGGCGGGCTGCAACGCCGCATCTTCCGCGAGGCAGGTTTCAGTTCTGGCTTCATCGATAAGGCGCTTTCGACGCCCAATAAGGACATTTGGACGCCGCCCGCATCTGAACTGCTGGCGGAAGGCGTGATCACCAGCGTCAACGATGGAGGAGGCTTTGCGATATCCGGCTTTGGTGCAAAGGTCTCTCGGGGTGGCCTTGATCAAACAATGCAGAAAGCGGGCGCGGTGTATGTCGCGCTGAAGGAGCGCTCTCCCGACTTCTACAATGAATTACTGGATCAGCTTTACACGGGGATTTCGAAGGGCGAGCTTGAGGGCAATGTCATACAGGTGCTCCGTGCCAAGATTTTTGGACACGTTCGCGGCCTGCTGCCTCAGGCTGACGATGCTGTTTTGATCGCATTCGCCAATCTGGCGGCGGATCAATACGAGATGCTGGGCAAAAGTGCGCCTGCGGCTTGTTACGCCTATGCTTCTGGTGAAGGCGGCAACTCATATGCGGATACGCTATCGCCTGATCTGATCAAGCGCGAGCTAGCGCTCGACGAACAGATCCTCAAGACGGCGATGACGCGGCCTCCCGATAGAGACGCCACTGCGACTTGGAAGAAGATCGGTGCGAGGCTCGCGGCCAAGGGCATGTCGCAGGAAGACTTCGCCTTGATAAGCGCGACAAACCTCGAGCCGTCGAAGCATGCACGCTATTGCGACGTGATCATTCG